Sequence from the Candidatus Desulfofervidus auxilii genome:
TTGCCCCCATTTTATTATTAATAATTTATTTTATTTTAGTAAGTATAAAAATAACATAATTAATAGTAGGAGGAAAATATGGTTAAAGAGATACTTAAAAAAATTCAATGGTTAGGTCATGATGCCTTTAGAATTAAAAGCAATCTAATAATTTACTTTGACCCTTATCAGATAAAACCAGGACCAGCTGCAGATCTTATCTTTATTACTCATCCACATTTTGACCACTGTTCACCAGAGGATGTGGAAAAAATTAAAAAAGAAGATACTATTATCATTACAGAAAAAGATTCGGCTAAAACACTGTCAGGCAATATAGAAATAATGAAAGTTGGAGAAGAAAAGGTCTTCAAAGACATTAAAGTAAAGGCAGTCCCTGCTTATAATATAGGAAAGACATTCCATCCAAAAGAAAAAGGTTGGTTAGGATTTGTGATAGAAGTTGAAGGAGTCCGTATTTATCATGCTGGAGATACAGATTTTATCCCTGAGATGGAAGATATTAAAACAGACATAGCGCTTTTACCAGTTTCAGGTACCTATGTCATGACTGCTGATGAAGCCGTTAAAGCCGCACTTGCTATTAAGCCTCAAGTAGCTATTCCCATGCATTATGGAGCTATTGTAGGAACAGAAACAGATGCTAATCAATTTGCAAAGGGTTTAGAAGGAAAAGTAGAAGTAGTTATCCTGTCTAAGGTAGACTGATAATGAAAACTTATGGATCAAAACAAGATTTACGGTATAATATTTGGACATGCTATTGGTGACTCTTTAGGTCTTCCGTTTGAGGGATGTAATAAGAAAACCATCCAAAAGCAAATTAAAAAATGGCAACTTGGAGAATGGACAGATGACACAGAGCAAATGCTTTGTATTTTGGATAGCATCCTTGAAAGAGGAAAAATAGAAATAAAGGATATTGCCAAAAGATTATACCAGTGGGCAAAAGAGGGTGGTAAAGGAATAGGTAGGACAGTTGCACAGGTGATTTGTCATCCAAGCTTTCTTGACAATCCTTATATTTCTTCTAAGGAGATTTGGGAGAAAAGTGGAGGTTATTTGGCTCCAAATGGTGGTGTAATGCGCACCTCAATCTTAGGCATCTGGAAGTATTGGGATAAAGAAGAGGTAATTAGAAATGCTGAAGCTGTTTGTCGTATTACTCACTGGGATCCAAGATGTGTAGGTTCATGTGTAGCGGTAAGCTATGCTATATCTGCCTTTCTTAGAGGAATAAATGATCTTGAAATTATCTATAAAGAAGTTGAAAAATTAGTTAAAAATTATGATAAACGAATTCATCCATATCTAGAGCTGGCAAAAGGTCCTATTTCAGGACTTAAATTAGATGAACCAAAAAGTATGGGCTATACTTTAAAGACTTTAG
This genomic interval carries:
- a CDS encoding MBL fold metallo-hydrolase; translation: MVKEILKKIQWLGHDAFRIKSNLIIYFDPYQIKPGPAADLIFITHPHFDHCSPEDVEKIKKEDTIIITEKDSAKTLSGNIEIMKVGEEKVFKDIKVKAVPAYNIGKTFHPKEKGWLGFVIEVEGVRIYHAGDTDFIPEMEDIKTDIALLPVSGTYVMTADEAVKAALAIKPQVAIPMHYGAIVGTETDANQFAKGLEGKVEVVILSKVD
- a CDS encoding ADP-ribosylglycohydrolase family protein is translated as MDQNKIYGIIFGHAIGDSLGLPFEGCNKKTIQKQIKKWQLGEWTDDTEQMLCILDSILERGKIEIKDIAKRLYQWAKEGGKGIGRTVAQVICHPSFLDNPYISSKEIWEKSGGYLAPNGGVMRTSILGIWKYWDKEEVIRNAEAVCRITHWDPRCVGSCVAVSYAISAFLRGINDLEIIYKEVEKLVKNYDKRIHPYLELAKGPISGLKLDEPKSMGYTLKTLAAGFWALLNAKDFEEGLITVINEGGDTDTNGAVAGALLGARFGYNSIPKKYISGLLNKDMLEEKIDLLILKLQSFT